A genomic segment from Stenotrophomonas maltophilia encodes:
- a CDS encoding ComEA family DNA-binding protein: MPWFVVLRALVLVVWIAGAHAAEPIDINRADAQALQQGLTMVGAAKAEAIVEHRRRHGPFHRVEDLTQVKGIGKAIVERNRQRITVGNRLLPADPVPGSVPVRTVPRR, encoded by the coding sequence GTGCCTTGGTTTGTCGTGTTGAGGGCACTGGTGCTGGTCGTGTGGATCGCTGGGGCGCATGCCGCCGAACCGATCGACATCAACCGCGCCGATGCCCAGGCGCTGCAGCAGGGATTGACGATGGTCGGAGCCGCCAAGGCCGAGGCGATCGTCGAGCACCGGCGCAGACACGGCCCGTTTCACCGCGTCGAGGACCTGACGCAGGTGAAGGGAATAGGGAAAGCGATCGTCGAACGGAATCGACAGCGGATCACCGTAGGCAACAGGCTGTTGCCAGCGGATCCGGTACCCGGATCGGTACCGGTGCGAACCGTACCAAGGCGCTGA